The DNA segment CTTCCTCGGCACGCGCCGCCCGCGGCGGGTCGATTCGTTCATCCCGGCCACCGCGGCCGAACCGCCCGCCGGATAATCGCAAAGTCGTTCCGCGCGGGTCAATCCGCCGCGCGCTCGCGTCCGTCTCCTCGGCAGGAGGAACTTCCCATGACATCACGTTCCGGCGCGCTCGGGGGCGTTCTCGCCGTCGGCGCGCTCGTCTTGACGGCGGTTTTGTACAACGCCTTCCCGGTGCGCGGCTCCGATCACCAGGACTCGCCGACGACCGTCGCGCGCCCGGCCGCCGACATCACCGACGTCTTCGTCTATCCGGCCGGCGACAACCCGAACAACGTCGTGCTGCAGATGGACGTCGACCCGCTGCTCACGCCCGCCACCACCGGCCAGGCGGCGCTCGATCCGGCGGTGCTCTACGAGTTCAAGATCGCGCACGGCAACAGCGCCGGCCCCGAAGACATGTCGATCCAGTTCCAAGCCAGCGGCGCCGGGCCGTCGCAAACGATCAACGTCTACGGGCCCTTCGCGCCGACGGCGACGACGTCGTCGATCCTCGGGCCGAGCGCGGGCAGCGTCGCGTTCAACTCGACCACCGCGGCGCCGCTCTCGAACGGGATGCGCGTCTTCGTCGGACCGCGCGCCGACCCGTTCTTCTTCGATCTGTTCCAGTTCTTCTCGTTCTTGCCCGACCGCAACTACCAGACCGCCGGCTCGGCGCCCAAAGCGCCGTTCTCGTTCAAGTTTCCCGCGCCGTCCGGTCAGTTCGCGAGCTGCGTGAAGGGAACGCCGAACGACGCGCTCTCGAGCAACTCGTTCAACGTCCTCTCGATCGTCATCGAAGCCCCCAAGACGCTCATCGCGCCGCCCGCCGGATCGCACGTGATCCACGTGTGGGCGACGACGAGCACCACCACCGGAGCGTAGCAGCACCATGCGACAGTCATTGGCAACGTTCGCCGCCGTGTACGCGGTCGTGCTCGGCACCTCGAGCTGCAACGGTGGTTCCACCGCCCCGCCGCAGCTCAACACCGGTACCAACGTTCCGGTCTACCACCAGATCGAACGGCTCGGGCGGCCGGCGGTCAAAGAGCTGTTTCAGCAGTTCGCCAACCACGACGGCACGAACCGCAGCGCGCCTTGGCAGCAGCCGCTCTCGTCGCAAACGCTGTACCAGGAGATCGGCTCGTTCACGACCACCGTCGCCGGGCGCTCGACGAGCGGGCCGAACGGCGGCGTCCCCGGCGTGCTGCAGGCGGTGCTGATCCCCGACGAGCTCGCGG comes from the Candidatus Eremiobacterota bacterium genome and includes:
- a CDS encoding DUF4331 family protein produces the protein MTSRSGALGGVLAVGALVLTAVLYNAFPVRGSDHQDSPTTVARPAADITDVFVYPAGDNPNNVVLQMDVDPLLTPATTGQAALDPAVLYEFKIAHGNSAGPEDMSIQFQASGAGPSQTINVYGPFAPTATTSSILGPSAGSVAFNSTTAAPLSNGMRVFVGPRADPFFFDLFQFFSFLPDRNYQTAGSAPKAPFSFKFPAPSGQFASCVKGTPNDALSSNSFNVLSIVIEAPKTLIAPPAGSHVIHVWATTSTTTGA
- a CDS encoding DUF4331 family protein, which gives rise to MRQSLATFAAVYAVVLGTSSCNGGSTAPPQLNTGTNVPVYHQIERLGRPAVKELFQQFANHDGTNRSAPWQQPLSSQTLYQEIGSFTTTVAGRSTSGPNGGVPGVLQAVLIPDELAADLSQPGPAAYLGVETGGATGGKFGGRGLPDDVIDISLGAVFGNTLSALGLTTDDGKESPCLTTDNVPQQNAKDNVTPAVFPYVGAPH